A portion of the Penaeus monodon isolate SGIC_2016 chromosome 28, NSTDA_Pmon_1, whole genome shotgun sequence genome contains these proteins:
- the LOC119591127 gene encoding serine-rich adhesin for platelets-like (The sequence of the model RefSeq protein was modified relative to this genomic sequence to represent the inferred CDS: added 224 bases not found in genome assembly), with product MKVLSWVFVSVFLLQAEDGALAQKIPRWWLKVAQRQGPNACVVEEIPNSNTEFWTECRYWRSRKICGKKTRIRFECCEGFSRIDDEVGCTRVKPLKNLLETAEALGATKWAAYIRESGLANELETAGAYTLFAPTNEAFSNLRRSLKSQMESYRGNPNNPILLYHILPTKLKSDEFKANLMAETRHQGHNVRINKYSNGMTTINCALLIRKDQQATNGIVHVIDNVLDPSVGILQNVADMVLNDGRFSVLADILEKSGYINVLRTMQESITILAPSDEAFQKLPESRREKIINDREARMALLQNHVIPHVICESAITGEHRVRTMLDSKITFNCDIAGAYVENTKLRGNFNLGKNGIIHMIDDVLLPDRAKNLIELAESRNLFTFVELVKKAGLEETLSHTGDYTFFVPDEAAWYSLDSEVLSAARRDLELAGQLVRFHGAYGRHLTNAITDNQAIMSLDEENPVRLQVWRRALGVEDAKITEKDIEAQNGVIHIINKVIVPSNQSVQDILRIIPQQRFNIFLEALQQASSQENSVLSLGPGDEVFYTFFVPPDSAFRQLNSETLSKIKQDDRYLMELIKSHIAINMFPATSFEKNLVYTIEGMGGPFDIKKTDQNAITVNGASVTSSHMSAKGVIHVINKVFLPENSYTYSSYSSSSSSSSRGSGRSSYSSSSSSSSWGSTKSSRRTYKKTVTLAETYGDEGKDDSLPAFPQGTVFPSSSSSSPTARAKRRKTSRGYRRRKAFSSPSSTRPSSGVTTTSPTTSPDDTWSNTPDDSSFGELEETHLQGSGFSARESEASQNSHTTSGQDSYDVREPYSTTEPGLTRSSSRSSSRRTHKGKKQGGGSYTEREGSYSSSSYTPSSSSSSSSHIYDFETQITRTEEGEAKDSDTGHETYGSSTTYGYDDASLHLSGNDVYEDTSSSRQDESGSHGISTSSSSRHRGNTNTHDRSSTHISDEYEISRRSEFANTNSNDLSESTVSSSDLGRNELDLSYDGNEARRTSSDSDARVDTTTQYTDSDTRYTGTRTRYTGSDRDTQHTVTDTRYRGTDTRYTGFDADRRRTEADARYTGTDTRYTETGTGYIESEADTRHTGTDTEYTESDTRYTGSDTDRRRTETDTRYTETGTRYTGSDAVTQRTETETRYRGTDTRYTGSDTDRQRTDIDTRYTGTESDNRRTGTDTRYTESDASRRRTEADTRYTGTERRYTGYGTDRRRTETGTRYTGTDSRYAKSDTDRRRTETDTRYTGTDTRYYETDTRHTGTETDSQHTGTNTRYTGSDAEKRRTEADTRYTETDTRYTGTDTRYTGFGADRRRTETGTRYTGAEADTRRTGTDTRYTGTDSRYAESDTDKRRTETGTRYTETRYTGSDAVTRRTGTDTRYTETGTRYTGTEADTRNKEDDSRYTGTDTDTRYTLTSTSRTGIDTRYTGTGTDTQHSESDTRHAGKDMRYTGTDRDTQRTGTDTRYTLTKYFRNGTVNTGTDADAGYNGEDSRYAGTNTDTRYHGSDIRHDGTDTRYGIGTNTQYSGTGTRYNENDTRYSGTGVDSTLSYFNRTGYTGYAGGYGTGANSTLSYFNRTGYTGYAGGSGTGADSRLSYFNRTGFTEGSGSGINNVAGARGGYSTSTSSRTYTYHYSGGSGQPGGSLTHGDLQPLPTGGFRTYNSTTIHRETTDGPSSPDGGRFSYVGHPYGQDVIGHTDTVGGDKAALPFTLGQAESGAASGSTTQGGAAGFGTNTYHYRYSSHAEDNGPIRGDNAVASGGLSSSSRSSSHRSNSHRKYGVRTHTVVTYPATVETHSRSTKTYTFGSGGKPRSSSVSAYAFTGDDTEYADGTEFAEAKSGDEETISRKEAVSLRRRWRRKRHQKRAEGRRRRGRRGGRRKVAAKQ from the exons GCCGAATGCGTGCGTAGTGGAGGAAATCCCGAACAGTAACACTGAATTTTGGACCGAATGTCGTTACTGGAGAAGTCGAAAAATCTGCGGAAAGAAAAC ACGCATCCGGTTCGAGTGTTGCGAAGGCTTCAGCAGGATCGACGATGAGGTCGGCTGCACGAGAG TGAAGCCTCTGAAGAACCTTCTGGAGACGGCAGAGGCGCTCGGAGCCACCAAATGGGCCGCCTACATCCGGGAATCCGGCTTGGCCAACGAGCTAGAGACCGCCGGGGCATACACTCTCTTCGCGCCCACCAACGAGGCCTTCAGT AACCTGCGACGGTCCCTGAAGAGCCAGATGGAATCCTACCGAGGGAATCCTAACAACCCGATCCTCCTGTACCACATTTTGCCGACGAAGCTCAAGTCAGACGAATTCAAGGCGAACCTGATGGCGGAGACGAGGCATCAGGGGCATAACGTCAGGATTAATAAGTATTCCAACGGG ATGACGACCATCAACTGCGCCCTCCTCATCAGGAAGGACCAGCAGGCCACCAACGGCATCGTGCACGTCATCGACAACGTTCTGGATCCTTCTGTGGGCATCTTGCAGAATGTTGCAGACATGGTGCTCAAT GACGGACGCTTCTCCGTGCTCGCCGACATCCTGGAAAAGAGCGGTTACATCAACGTGCTGAGGACGATGCAGGAATCCATCACCATCTTGGCACCGTCCGACGAGGCCTTCCAGAAGCTTCCAGAATCCAGGCGAGAGAAGATCATCAACGACAGAGAAGCTAGAATGG CCTTGCTGCAGAACCACGTGATCCCGCACGTGATATGCGAGTCCGCCATTACCGGGGAGCACCGAGTTCGCACGATGCTCGACAGCAAGATCACCTTTAACTGCGATATCGCGGGAGCCTACGTCGAAAACACGAAACTTCGCGGCAACTTCAACCTCGGCAAGAACGGCATTATCCACATGATCGACGATGTTCTTCTGCCCGACAGAG ccaAGAATCTCATCGAACTCGCCGAGAGCCGCAACCTCTTCACCTTCGTCGAACTTGTGAAGAAAGCCGGACTCGAAGAAACTCTCAGCCACACCGGGGACTACACCTTCTTCGTGCCTGACGAAGCCGCTTGGTATT CCTTGGACTCGGAAGTGCTGAGCGCCGCCCGACGCGACCTGGAGCTGGCCGGCCAGCTGGTGCGCTTCCACGGGGCGTACGGCAGACACTTGACCAACGCCATCACGGACAACCAG GCTATCATGTCGCTCGACGAAGAGAATCCCGTCCGCCTGCAGGTGTGGCGCCGCGCCCTTGGGGTGGAGGACGCCAAGATCACCGAGAAGGACATTGAGGCCCAGAACGGCGTCATCCACATCATCAACAAGGTCATCGTGCCGTCGAACCAGTCGGTGCAGGATATTCTGAGGATAATCCCGCAGCAGAGGTTCAA CATCTTCCTGGAAGCGCTGCAGCAGGCTTCATCGCAGGAGAATTCCGTGCTGAGCTTGGGCCCTGGCGACGAAGTCTTCTACACCTTCTTCGTCCCTCCTGACTCGGCCTTCAGACAGCTCAACTCG GAAACTTTATCCAAGATCAAGCAGGACGACCGGTATCTTATGGAGCTGATAAAGAGCCACATCGCCATCAACATGTTCCCGGCCACGTCCTTTGAGAAGAACCTTGTTTACACCATCGAGGGCATGGGAGGGCCCTTCGACATCAAGAAGACCGACCAAAATGCCATTACG GTCAACGGCGCCTCCGTCACCTCCTCCCACATGAGCGCTAAGGGCGTCATCCACGTGATTAACAAGGTGTTCCTCCCGGAGAACTCGTACACCTACTCTAGCTACTCTAGTTCCAGTTCCTCCTCGTCCCGGGGATCTGGAAGAAGCTCTTAT CGCAGGACCTACAAGAAGACGGTGACCTTAGCGGAGACTTACGGGGATGAAGGCAAGGATGACAGCCTGCCTGCCTTCCCACAAGGTACCGTGT GCTAGAGCCAAACGCAGGAAGACCTCGAGGGGATACAGGAGAAGAAAagcattctcttctccctcctccacccgccCCTCCTCAGGAGTAACAACCACTAGCCCAACTACCTCCCCAGATGACACTTGGAGTAACACCCCTGATGACTCCTCCTTTGGTGAACTAGAAGAGACTCACCTCCAGGGCTCGGGATTCTCAGCACGCGAATCGGAGGCCTCACAAAATTCTCACACCACTAG TGGCCAGGACTCATATGACGTCCGGGAGCCTTACTCTACCACAGAGCCAGGACTAACAAGGTCTTCTTCTCGATCCTCTTCACGCAGGACTCATAAAGGCAAAAAACAAGGTGGTGGGTCCTACACTGAACGTGAAGGTTCTTACTCTTCATCCTCATATAcaccatcatcttcctcatcgTCCTCGTCACACATTTATGACTTTGAAACACAAATAACACGGACTGAAGAGGGCGAAGCCAAAGACTCGGACACAGGCCACGAAACATACGGGAGTTCCACAACTTATGGCTATGACGATGCCTCACTACACCTCAGTGGCAATGACGTGTATGAGGACACGTCTTCCTCACGTCAAGATGAGTCAGGTTCCCATGGCATTTCAACCTCATCCTCTTCCAGGCACAGagggaacacaaacacacacgacagatCTTCAACGCACATCAGTGATGAGTATGAGATCAGCAGACGAAGTGAGTTTGCCAATACAAACAGCAATGATTTAAGTGAATCGACTGTTTCATCATCTGATTTGGGACGCAATGAATTAGATTTGTCATATGATGGAAACGAAGCACGGAGAACGAGTTCGGACTCCGATGCACGAGTCGACACTACTACACAATACACTGACTCAGACACTCGGTACACTGGCACTCGTACAAGATATACAGGGAGTgacagagacacacaacacactgtaACTGATACAAGATACAGGGGAACTGATACTAGATATACAGGCTTTGATGCAGACAGACGACGCACTGAAGCAGATGCCAGATACACTGGTACCGATACTAGATACACTGAAACTGGTACAGGGTACATAGAGAGTGAAGCAGACACACGACACACTGGAACTGATACAGAATACACAGAATCTGACACCAGATATACGGGATCTGACACAGATAGACGGCGCACTGAAACAGATACCAGATACACTGAAACTGGAACAAGGTATACAGGGAGTGATGCAGTCACACAGCGCACTGAAACTGAAACAAGATATAGGGGTACAGATACCAGATATACAGGTTCTGATACAGACAGGCAACGCACTGATATTGATACACGGTATACAGGGACTGAATCAGACAACCGACGCACTGGAACTGATACTAGATACACAGAATCTGATGCAAGTAGACGACGTACTGAAGCAGATACCAGATACACAGGAACTGAAAGAAGATACACAGGATATGGCACAGATAGACGACGCACTGAAACTGGTACAAGATACACAGGAACTGACTCCAGATATGCAAAATCTGACACAGATAGACGTCGCACTGAAACAGATACCAGATACACTGGTACTGATACAAGATATTATGAAACTGATACAAGGCATACAGGGACTGAAACAGATTCACAACACACTGGAACTAATACTAGATACACAGGATCTGATGCAGAGAAACGGCGCACAGAAGCAGATACCAGATACACAGAAACTGATACAAGATACACAGGAACTGATACCAGATATACAGGATTTGGCGCAGACAGACGACGCACTGAAACTGGTACAAGGTATACGGGGGCTGAAGCAGACACACGACGGACTGGAACTGATACAAGATACACAGGAACTGACTCCAGATATGCAGAATCTGACACAGATAAACGACGCACTGAAACAGGTACCAGATACACTGAAACAAGGTATACAGGGAGTGATGCAGTCACACGGCGCACTGGTACTGATACAAGATACACTGAAACTGGTACAAGGTATACAGGGACTGAAGCAGACACCCGAAACAAGGAAGATGACTCTAGATACACAGGAACTGACACAGACACACGTTACACTTTGACAAGTACAAGCCGTACTGGAATTGATACGAGATATACAGGAACtggcacagacacacaacatTCAGAAAGTGATACAAGACATGCTGGAAAAGATATGAGATACACAGGGACTGATCGAGACACCCAACGTACCGGAACAGACACACGATATACTTTAACAAAATACTTTAGAAATGGTACAGTAAACACAGGAACAGATGCAGATGCAGGGTACAATGGGGAGGATTCTAGGTATGCAGGGACAAATACAGATACAAGATACCATGGGTCAGACATACGACATGATGGAACAGATACACGGTATGGTATTGGAACAAACACACAGTATTCTGGCACAGGGACAAGATACAATGAGAATGATACACGCTACTCTGGCACAGGTGTAGACTCAACACTTAGTTACTTCAACCGAACAGGTTACACTGGCTACGCTGGTGGTTATGGAACAGGTGCAAACTCAACACTCAGTTACTTCAACCGAACAGGCTACACTGGCTATGCTGGTGGTTCTGGTACAGGTGCAGACTCGAGACTCAGCTACTTCAACCGAACTGGCTTCACTGAAGGTTCTGGCTCTGGTATTAACAATGTAGCTGGTGCACGTGGCGGCTACTCTACTTCCACCTCCTCCAGGACTTACACTTACCATTACTCAGGTGGCTCCGGACAGCCAGGTGGCTCGCTAACGCATGGGGATCTCCAGCCACTGCCCACTGGTGGCTTCAGAACTTACAACTCAACCACCATTCACCGCGAGACTACAGATGGTCCAAGCAGCCCAGATGGGGGGAGGTTCAGTTACGTGGGCCATCCCTATGGTCAGGATGTGATAGGACACACTGATACAGTAGGTGGTGATAAGGCGGCTCTGCCGTTCACCCTCGGACAGGCAGAGTCTGGCGCAGCGTCAGGAAGTACCACCCAAGGGGGGGCTGCTGGGTTTGGAACTAACACCTACCACTACAGATACTCCTCGCATGCTGAAGATAATGGGCCTATAAGGGGAGACAATGCTGTTGCTAGTGGGGGTCT CATAGGAAGTATGGCGTAAGAACCCACACCGTAGTGACGTACCCAGCCACTGTGGAGACTCACTCACGCAGCACAAAGACGTACACATTTGGCAGTGGTGGTAAACCCCGATCGTCTTCTGTTTCAGCCTACGCCTTCACAGGAGACGACACGGAGTACGCCGATGGCACCGAGTTCGCTGAGGCCAAATCTGGAGACGAAGAGACTATTTCCCGCAAGGAGGCCGTTTCCCTCCGCCGCCGCTGGCGCCGCAAG